The following coding sequences lie in one Bifidobacterium sp. ESL0690 genomic window:
- the pyk gene encoding pyruvate kinase: MRKAKIVDTIGPASESLENLTELVKNGMDVARLNRSHGTTDDHLKVYNNVRQASKTTGRNVAALVDLQGPKIRCGWFKKNADGEDKVQLTAGQEFIITTDDIEGDEHITSTTFKGLPGDCHPGDPILIDDGKVRLEVTKVEGNNVHTKVVVAGPVSSHKGINLPGVAVSLPALTEKDEADLRWAIQTGADIIAMSFVRFATDIDRAHEIMDEEGRRIPIVAKIEKPQAVDNLEDIVKAFDGIMVARGDMAVEMPFEQVPLVTKRCIELAREYAKPVIVATEVLGSMVNSPIPSRAEASDCANAVLDGADATMTSNETAVGKYPAQTVNTMARISGYATEHGFDRIPSISNLDMSSTGAVSSAAVDLADKINAKAIVAYTQTGSTVHRVSRERPAAPIYGITNNEHTYHWLALSWGTEAFCVKDDYHDMNRHQLMIFTDKLLRDTGKVVNGDKIVVLSSAQGSHQAGRTDSLYVHTVGACDAD; this comes from the coding sequence ATGAGGAAAGCAAAAATCGTAGACACCATCGGACCGGCGAGCGAATCGCTGGAAAACTTGACCGAGCTGGTCAAGAACGGCATGGATGTCGCGCGCCTCAATCGTTCGCACGGCACCACCGATGACCATCTGAAGGTCTACAACAACGTTCGTCAGGCTTCCAAGACCACGGGTCGCAACGTCGCCGCTCTGGTTGATCTGCAGGGCCCGAAGATTCGCTGCGGTTGGTTCAAGAAGAACGCCGACGGCGAAGACAAGGTCCAGCTTACGGCAGGACAGGAATTCATCATCACCACCGACGATATCGAGGGTGACGAGCACATCACTTCCACCACCTTCAAGGGTCTTCCCGGCGATTGCCATCCCGGCGACCCGATTCTGATCGATGACGGCAAGGTTCGTCTTGAGGTCACCAAGGTCGAAGGCAACAACGTGCACACCAAGGTCGTCGTGGCCGGCCCGGTTTCCAGCCACAAGGGCATCAACCTGCCGGGCGTGGCCGTAAGCCTCCCGGCGCTGACCGAGAAGGATGAGGCCGACCTTCGTTGGGCCATCCAGACTGGCGCCGACATCATCGCCATGTCCTTCGTGCGTTTCGCCACCGACATCGACCGCGCCCATGAGATCATGGACGAGGAAGGCCGTCGCATCCCGATCGTCGCCAAGATCGAGAAGCCGCAGGCTGTCGACAACCTCGAAGACATCGTCAAGGCATTCGATGGCATCATGGTCGCTCGCGGCGACATGGCCGTCGAGATGCCATTCGAGCAGGTCCCGCTGGTCACCAAGCGCTGCATCGAGCTGGCTCGCGAATATGCCAAGCCCGTCATCGTCGCCACCGAGGTCCTTGGCTCCATGGTCAATTCCCCGATTCCGTCCCGCGCCGAGGCTTCCGATTGCGCCAACGCCGTTCTCGACGGTGCCGACGCCACCATGACCTCCAACGAGACCGCCGTCGGCAAGTATCCGGCACAGACCGTCAACACGATGGCCCGCATCTCCGGCTACGCCACCGAGCACGGTTTCGACCGCATTCCTTCCATCTCCAACCTCGACATGTCGAGCACCGGCGCCGTTTCCTCCGCCGCCGTCGACCTGGCCGACAAGATCAACGCCAAGGCCATCGTGGCCTATACGCAGACCGGTTCCACCGTGCATCGCGTTTCCCGCGAGCGCCCGGCCGCCCCGATCTACGGCATCACCAACAACGAGCACACCTATCACTGGCTGGCTCTGAGCTGGGGCACCGAAGCGTTCTGTGTCAAGGACGATTACCACGACATGAACCGTCATCAGCTGATGATCTTCACCGACAAGCTGCTTCGCGACACCGGCAAGGTCGTCAACGGCGACAAGATCGTCGTGCTCAGCTCCGCTCAAGGTTCGCATCAGGCCGGTCGCACCGACTCGCTCTACGTCCACACCGTGGGCGCCTGCGACGCTGACTGA
- a CDS encoding TerC family protein, producing MAETPLAFMIATYVVLAIFFVVDLFVIGRKPHVPSTKECVQHIAFFVVAALIFGGLVWWVSGSQPALEFYSGWLTEYSLSIDNLFVFVIIMTNFAVPRKLQKYVLSVGITIALILRGLFILVGAAVIQRFTWVFFIFGAFLIYTAVKLVAGDDDDEEYHENAIIRALRKVVKITDHYDGEKIRTTIDGKKFFTPMLIVFLTIGTTDVMFAFDSIPAIFGLTKDPFIVFTSNIFALLGLQQLYFLLGALLDKLEYLPYGLAVVLGFIGVKLVMEALHGNSLPFINGGHPITQVPEIPTWVSLAVIIVAIGTAALASVIKMKKDAAKTK from the coding sequence ATGGCCGAAACACCCCTTGCGTTTATGATCGCCACATACGTGGTGCTTGCGATTTTCTTCGTCGTCGATTTGTTCGTCATTGGTCGTAAGCCCCATGTGCCTTCCACCAAGGAGTGCGTGCAGCACATCGCGTTCTTCGTGGTGGCAGCCCTGATTTTCGGCGGCCTGGTCTGGTGGGTGTCCGGTTCGCAGCCGGCGCTCGAGTTCTATTCCGGCTGGCTCACCGAATATTCGCTGAGCATTGACAACCTCTTCGTTTTCGTCATCATCATGACGAATTTCGCTGTGCCCCGCAAGCTGCAGAAATACGTGCTGAGCGTCGGCATCACCATCGCGTTGATTTTGCGTGGCCTCTTCATCCTGGTCGGCGCGGCCGTCATCCAGCGCTTCACATGGGTCTTCTTCATCTTCGGCGCATTCCTGATTTATACCGCCGTAAAGCTGGTGGCCGGCGACGATGACGACGAGGAATACCATGAAAACGCGATCATCCGTGCGCTAAGAAAAGTGGTGAAAATCACTGACCACTATGACGGCGAAAAGATCCGTACAACCATCGACGGCAAGAAGTTCTTCACCCCGATGCTCATCGTCTTCCTGACCATCGGCACCACCGACGTGATGTTCGCCTTCGATTCGATTCCTGCCATTTTCGGTCTCACCAAAGACCCGTTCATCGTCTTCACCTCCAACATCTTCGCGCTCCTTGGCCTCCAGCAGCTCTACTTCCTGCTCGGCGCGCTGCTCGACAAGCTCGAGTACCTGCCATACGGCCTGGCAGTAGTGCTCGGCTTCATCGGCGTCAAGCTGGTGATGGAAGCCCTGCACGGCAATTCCCTGCCGTTCATCAATGGGGGACACCCGATTACCCAAGTGCCGGAAATTCCGACGTGGGTATCGCTCGCCGTCATCATCGTGGCCATCGGCACTGCTGCTCTGGCCAGTGTCATCAAGATGAAGAAAGATGCCGCCAAGACGAAGTAG
- the coaE gene encoding dephospho-CoA kinase (Dephospho-CoA kinase (CoaE) performs the final step in coenzyme A biosynthesis.) yields the protein MRIGLTGGIAAGKSTVAAHLKERGAYLIDYDQLAREVVEPGGEGIRQIADGFGLEAVQSDGSLNRKWMADHVFSPEAAPDAKQRLDDIEHPLIYRRAQELERQIAKKSSSGPIIVHDVPLLAEVIDTIPFKFDHILTVEAPEEVRIQRMMETRGMSREQAEGRIRHQSSREQREAIADVVIDSTQPIEQMFEHLDMLFAQWQ from the coding sequence ATGAGAATCGGATTGACCGGAGGCATCGCGGCCGGCAAAAGCACGGTTGCCGCGCACCTGAAGGAACGTGGCGCCTACCTTATTGATTACGACCAATTGGCACGTGAAGTTGTTGAACCGGGCGGTGAAGGAATTCGCCAAATTGCTGATGGGTTCGGTCTTGAGGCCGTGCAATCCGATGGTTCGCTGAATCGCAAGTGGATGGCGGATCATGTCTTCTCGCCCGAAGCTGCGCCGGATGCCAAACAACGGCTTGACGATATCGAGCATCCGCTGATTTATCGTCGTGCCCAGGAATTGGAACGGCAAATCGCGAAGAAATCTTCTTCAGGCCCGATTATCGTTCATGACGTGCCATTGCTGGCTGAAGTCATCGATACCATTCCGTTCAAATTTGACCACATTCTTACTGTTGAGGCACCTGAAGAGGTTCGCATTCAACGCATGATGGAAACGCGGGGAATGAGCCGGGAACAGGCCGAAGGTAGGATACGGCATCAGTCAAGCCGCGAGCAGCGCGAGGCCATCGCCGATGTGGTGATTGACTCCACACAGCCAATCGAACAAATGTTCGAGCATCTTGATATGCTGTTCGCACAATGGCAGTGA
- a CDS encoding bifunctional methylenetetrahydrofolate dehydrogenase/methenyltetrahydrofolate cyclohydrolase, translated as MADEEQTPLKLDGKAAAAAIKEDLRKRVESLKARGVEPGLGTILVGDDVGSRKYVAGKHKDCAEVGIASIAVELPETASQQEIIDAVERLNADPKCTGYIVQLPLPKGIDTNEVIAHVDPAKDADGMHPANLGELVTHIDGNNPAPQPCTPRGIIVLLKHYGIDLKGKDVCVVGRGITVGRTIGLMLTAKDVNATVTLCHTGTKDIQKHLLEADVIVAAVGRAGFVRPEDVKPGAVLVDVGVSRVYDEEAGRYRVRGDIDKACHALASAYTPNPGGVGPMTRAMLLANVVEMAERKIG; from the coding sequence ATGGCGGATGAGGAACAGACTCCTCTGAAATTGGACGGGAAGGCTGCCGCGGCGGCTATCAAAGAGGATTTGCGAAAACGTGTGGAATCGCTCAAAGCACGAGGCGTCGAGCCCGGTCTCGGCACCATTCTCGTGGGCGACGACGTCGGTTCGCGCAAATACGTGGCCGGCAAGCACAAGGATTGCGCCGAAGTCGGCATCGCCTCGATTGCCGTCGAACTGCCCGAGACCGCCAGTCAGCAGGAGATCATCGACGCCGTCGAACGCCTCAATGCCGACCCGAAATGCACCGGCTATATCGTCCAGCTGCCACTGCCCAAAGGCATCGATACCAATGAAGTCATCGCCCATGTCGACCCGGCCAAGGACGCCGACGGCATGCACCCCGCCAATCTGGGTGAGCTCGTCACGCATATCGACGGCAACAACCCCGCGCCGCAACCCTGTACACCGCGTGGCATCATCGTGTTGCTGAAGCATTATGGCATCGATCTGAAAGGCAAGGACGTCTGCGTTGTCGGCCGTGGCATCACCGTCGGGCGCACCATCGGCTTGATGCTCACCGCGAAAGACGTGAACGCCACCGTGACGTTGTGCCATACCGGCACCAAAGATATCCAGAAGCATCTGCTTGAGGCCGATGTCATTGTCGCCGCCGTCGGCCGCGCCGGGTTTGTGCGTCCCGAAGACGTCAAGCCGGGGGCGGTATTGGTCGATGTCGGCGTCTCCCGTGTCTATGACGAGGAAGCCGGGCGGTACCGCGTGCGCGGCGACATCGACAAGGCCTGCCACGCCTTGGCTTCTGCGTATACGCCGAACCCGGGGGGAGTGGGCCCGATGACCCGTGCCATGCTCCTGGCGAACGTCGTGGAGATGGCCGAACGCAAAATCGGCTGA
- the uvrB gene encoding excinuclease ABC subunit UvrB yields the protein MGFNIERTHHPFVVKAPYKPSGDQPEAIDEIARRIENGENDVVLMGATGTGKTATTAWLVEKLQRPTLILEPNKTLAAQLCAEFRELMPDNAVSYFVSYYDYYQPEAYIPQTDTYIEKDSNVNDDVERLRHAATANLLTRDDCVVVATVSCIYGLGTPEEYAGRMLFLHEGEEINRDALLRKFVAMQYKRNDIAFTRGTFRVRGDTLEIIPVYEELAIRIEFFGDEIDRISTLHPLTGDVIAHEPQVHIFPASHYIAGPERTEHALKTIKEELVDRTAELRKQGKELEAQRLEMRTNYDLEMIQQVGFCSGIENYSRHFDEREPGSPPHTLLDFFPDDFLLVIDESHVTVPQIGGMYEGDASRKRTLVENGFRLPSAMDNRPLKWPEFLDRVGQTVYLSATPGDYELGLSDGVVEQVIRPTGLLDPKVIVRPVKGQIDDLLGEIKDRVAKHERVLVTTLTKKMAEDLTDYLLERDIKVEYLHSDVDTLRRVELLRELREGKIDVIVGINLLREGLDLPEVSLVAILDADKEGFLRSHRSLIQTIGRAARNVSGTVIMYADEVTDAMETAISETNRRREKQIAYNKEHGIDPKPLVKKISDVTDMLAKEDVDTETLLAGGYRDEKRAGSDKRIALTSLDEKDLQKNHDAIVNAGLPAQDLADLIRQMSDQMHTAAEQLQFELAARLRDEIRDLKKELRQITEAQK from the coding sequence ATGGGGTTTAATATCGAGCGTACGCATCATCCGTTCGTGGTGAAAGCGCCATACAAGCCGTCCGGCGACCAGCCCGAGGCTATCGACGAGATCGCGCGACGCATCGAGAACGGCGAGAACGACGTGGTGTTGATGGGTGCCACCGGCACCGGCAAGACCGCGACCACCGCATGGCTCGTCGAGAAGCTACAACGCCCGACGCTTATTTTGGAACCCAACAAGACTTTGGCCGCCCAGCTTTGCGCGGAGTTCCGCGAGCTGATGCCGGACAATGCCGTCAGCTACTTCGTTTCCTACTACGATTACTACCAGCCTGAGGCCTACATTCCCCAGACCGATACCTACATCGAAAAAGACTCGAACGTCAACGACGACGTGGAGCGTCTGCGTCACGCCGCCACCGCGAACCTCCTGACCCGAGATGATTGTGTGGTGGTGGCCACCGTCTCCTGCATCTACGGTTTGGGTACCCCGGAGGAATACGCCGGTCGTATGCTTTTCCTGCATGAGGGGGAGGAGATCAACCGCGATGCGCTCTTGCGCAAGTTTGTCGCGATGCAGTATAAGCGTAACGACATCGCCTTCACCCGTGGCACTTTCCGTGTGCGCGGCGACACCCTCGAAATCATTCCCGTTTATGAGGAACTGGCTATCCGCATCGAGTTCTTCGGCGACGAAATCGACCGCATCTCTACGTTGCATCCGTTGACCGGCGATGTCATCGCCCACGAGCCGCAAGTCCACATTTTCCCGGCTTCGCACTATATCGCAGGCCCCGAGCGCACCGAGCATGCGCTGAAAACCATCAAGGAAGAGTTGGTCGACCGCACCGCCGAGCTGCGCAAACAGGGCAAGGAACTCGAAGCGCAGCGCCTCGAGATGCGCACCAACTACGACCTTGAAATGATTCAACAGGTCGGCTTCTGCTCCGGCATCGAGAACTATTCACGGCACTTCGACGAACGCGAGCCCGGCAGCCCGCCGCACACCCTGCTTGATTTCTTCCCGGACGATTTCCTCTTGGTCATCGACGAATCGCATGTCACCGTCCCGCAGATCGGCGGTATGTACGAAGGCGACGCCAGTCGTAAGCGTACGCTGGTCGAAAACGGGTTCCGTCTGCCTTCCGCGATGGACAACAGGCCGCTGAAATGGCCGGAGTTTCTTGATCGTGTCGGCCAGACCGTCTATCTTTCCGCGACCCCCGGTGACTACGAACTCGGGCTTTCCGACGGTGTGGTGGAGCAGGTCATCAGGCCCACCGGTTTGCTCGACCCGAAGGTCATCGTACGTCCGGTCAAGGGGCAGATCGACGACCTGCTCGGGGAAATCAAAGACCGCGTGGCCAAGCATGAGCGCGTGCTCGTGACGACACTGACCAAGAAAATGGCCGAAGACCTCACCGATTACCTGCTGGAACGCGATATCAAGGTCGAGTATCTCCATTCCGATGTGGATACGCTTCGCCGTGTCGAGCTGCTGCGCGAACTGCGCGAAGGCAAGATCGACGTCATCGTCGGCATCAACCTTCTGCGTGAGGGCCTCGATTTGCCGGAAGTCTCTCTGGTGGCGATTTTGGATGCCGACAAAGAAGGCTTCCTGCGCTCGCACCGTTCACTCATCCAGACCATCGGCCGTGCCGCGCGTAATGTCTCCGGCACCGTCATCATGTACGCCGACGAGGTCACCGACGCGATGGAAACCGCCATCAGCGAGACCAACCGCCGTCGCGAAAAGCAGATCGCCTACAACAAGGAACACGGCATCGACCCGAAGCCCCTGGTCAAGAAAATCAGCGACGTCACTGACATGCTGGCCAAGGAGGATGTGGACACCGAGACGCTTCTGGCCGGCGGCTACCGCGACGAGAAGCGTGCCGGCAGCGACAAGCGCATCGCCCTGACCAGTCTCGACGAGAAGGATCTGCAGAAGAACCACGACGCCATCGTCAACGCCGGCCTACCCGCGCAGGACCTGGCCGACCTCATCCGCCAGATGAGCGACCAGATGCACACCGCCGCCGAACAGCTACAGTTCGAGCTCGCCGCCCGTCTGCGCGACGAGATTCGTGACCTCAAGAAGGAACTCCGCCAGATTACCGAAGCCCAGAAATAA
- a CDS encoding zinc ABC transporter substrate-binding protein: protein MERFGWQTKATALLGSLCLVFGLAACGGGNDSQQPDKTNNSSKLASGPINVVASINQWGSLAKEIGGSDVNVTSIVNTVSVDAHDFEPQTTDMTKLQKAEIVVVNGAGYDNWASKSIAKGTTSVSAATAVGASTGDNPHLWFSKDARKATATELEDAFAKARPAKAKQFQARLKTWKANETKLEDSMKEFSQKHKDATYGATEPVAYYLMDDLGFTDKTPKGYTQAISSEGEPAPSDLQKFQHLISGRDVNLLINNTQEASNTTNLLTGTAGRTEVPVVDVSEQMPQDQTTLTGWITALMEKIDKAMDDFKASEADHQKVGSGNESSNSEQSGQSGQSGQSSNSTDSNQQTPSTPGNGSVPSNAGQTDPGK, encoded by the coding sequence ATGGAACGATTCGGATGGCAGACGAAGGCTACGGCTCTATTGGGCTCGCTATGCCTGGTTTTCGGCCTTGCGGCCTGCGGCGGCGGCAACGACTCTCAGCAGCCAGACAAGACCAATAACAGCTCCAAACTGGCAAGCGGACCGATCAACGTGGTCGCCTCCATCAACCAGTGGGGCTCGCTGGCCAAGGAAATCGGCGGCAGCGACGTCAACGTGACCTCAATCGTCAACACCGTCTCCGTCGACGCACACGATTTCGAACCGCAGACCACAGACATGACCAAACTGCAGAAAGCTGAAATCGTCGTGGTCAACGGCGCCGGATACGACAACTGGGCCAGCAAGTCCATCGCCAAAGGCACCACCAGCGTTTCGGCGGCCACGGCGGTCGGCGCGAGCACGGGCGACAACCCGCATCTCTGGTTCTCCAAGGACGCGCGCAAGGCGACGGCCACGGAACTCGAGGACGCCTTTGCCAAGGCACGACCCGCCAAAGCCAAGCAGTTCCAAGCACGGCTGAAGACGTGGAAAGCGAACGAGACCAAGCTCGAAGATTCGATGAAGGAATTCTCACAAAAACATAAGGACGCCACATACGGTGCCACCGAGCCGGTGGCCTATTACCTGATGGATGACCTCGGCTTCACCGATAAGACGCCGAAGGGCTACACGCAGGCCATCAGTTCCGAAGGCGAACCGGCGCCGAGCGATCTGCAGAAATTCCAGCATCTGATTTCCGGGCGCGACGTCAATCTGCTCATCAACAACACGCAGGAAGCCAGCAATACCACCAATCTTTTGACCGGAACGGCCGGACGCACCGAGGTGCCCGTCGTCGACGTGAGCGAGCAGATGCCGCAGGACCAGACCACGCTCACCGGCTGGATCACAGCGTTGATGGAAAAGATCGACAAAGCCATGGACGATTTCAAGGCCAGCGAGGCCGACCACCAGAAAGTCGGGAGCGGCAATGAATCCAGCAACTCGGAACAGTCCGGGCAATCCGGGCAGTCAGGGCAATCCAGCAATTCGACGGATTCCAATCAGCAGACGCCCTCGACCCCGGGCAACGGTTCGGTGCCTTCCAACGCCGGACAGACCGACCCGGGCAAGTAA
- a CDS encoding metal ABC transporter permease yields MSHIQFGFNHDWLETLSVPFMHNAFIAGLCIALAAGVMGYFTIARHSTFAAHALAHIGLPGATGAVLLGLPVSLGLGIFALGGALTIGALGKKASQREIATGTVLAFATGLGLFFSRMSSSASQQMQAILFGSILTITNDQVIGFAIFDVLLLAVMAVVYRPLLFSSLDEQVAQAKGVPIGVMNVLFMAIMAGVITIAVPAVGTLLIFALVVTPAATANVLTSTPLRSMVLSSILCLVSIWGGLVISAMFPTPPSFVIVTISTLFWIVAKGVEALRRR; encoded by the coding sequence ATGAGCCATATCCAATTCGGCTTCAACCATGATTGGCTGGAAACGCTTTCGGTGCCCTTCATGCACAACGCCTTCATCGCCGGTCTTTGCATCGCGCTGGCCGCCGGCGTGATGGGCTATTTCACCATCGCCCGTCACTCCACGTTCGCCGCCCACGCGCTGGCACATATCGGACTTCCCGGAGCCACAGGAGCGGTTTTGCTCGGGTTGCCGGTTTCCCTGGGCCTCGGCATCTTCGCCCTTGGCGGTGCGCTGACCATCGGGGCACTTGGCAAGAAAGCCTCGCAGCGCGAAATCGCGACCGGTACCGTACTCGCCTTCGCCACCGGCCTGGGCCTCTTCTTCTCGCGCATGTCCAGCTCCGCCTCGCAACAGATGCAGGCGATTCTTTTCGGTTCGATATTGACCATCACCAACGACCAAGTGATCGGTTTCGCTATTTTCGACGTGCTGTTGCTGGCCGTGATGGCCGTGGTCTACCGGCCGCTGCTCTTCAGCTCGTTGGACGAGCAGGTGGCGCAGGCCAAGGGCGTGCCGATCGGCGTGATGAACGTGCTGTTCATGGCCATCATGGCCGGCGTCATCACCATCGCCGTGCCGGCCGTCGGCACATTGCTTATTTTCGCTCTGGTCGTCACCCCCGCCGCCACGGCGAACGTCCTCACGAGCACGCCGCTGCGTTCGATGGTGCTTTCCAGCATCCTCTGCCTGGTCTCGATTTGGGGCGGACTGGTCATTTCAGCCATGTTCCCGACTCCCCCAAGCTTCGTCATCGTCACGATTTCGACGCTCTTCTGGATTGTCGCCAAAGGTGTGGAAGCGTTGCGCCGCCGCTGA
- the rpsA gene encoding 30S ribosomal protein S1: MAENNNEVTKVAINDIGTEEDFIKAVDSTIKNFDDGDLVTGTVVKVDHDEVLLDIGYKTEGVIPSRELSIKKDVNPDEVVEVGDTVEALVVTKEDKEGRLILSKKRAQYERAWGDIEKIKNDDGVVEGTVIEAVKGGLIVDIGLRGFLPASLVEMRRVRDLSPYIGQKIKAKILELDKNRNNVVLSRRQYLEETQSEVRETFLAQLKKGQIREGTVSSIVNFGAFVDLGGVDGLIHVSELSWKHIDHPSEVVKVGDKVTVEVLDVDMDRERISLSLKATQEDPWQRFARTHVPGQIVKGKVTKIVQFGVFVSVEDGIEGLVHISELANRHVDNPETVVKQGEEIFVKVIDVDLDRRRISLSLKQANDSVDPASEDFDPALYGMPADYDEDGNYKYPEGFDPQTNEWIAGYEKQREEWENQYATAHDLWEQHKAFVAKEIEGAEESAAEDGQGSNAHAEKASEESTKYSSDNESEGTLAGSDKLAALREELLKEKK, encoded by the coding sequence ATGGCAGAGAACAATAACGAAGTCACCAAGGTCGCGATCAACGATATCGGCACCGAAGAAGACTTCATCAAGGCAGTCGATTCCACCATCAAGAATTTCGATGATGGTGATCTGGTCACGGGCACGGTCGTCAAGGTCGATCACGACGAAGTGCTGCTTGACATCGGCTACAAGACCGAGGGCGTCATTCCCTCCCGCGAACTTTCCATCAAGAAAGATGTCAATCCTGACGAAGTCGTTGAAGTCGGCGACACCGTCGAAGCCCTTGTCGTTACCAAGGAAGACAAGGAAGGACGTCTTATCCTGTCCAAGAAGCGTGCCCAGTATGAGCGCGCCTGGGGCGATATCGAGAAGATCAAGAACGACGACGGCGTTGTCGAAGGCACCGTCATCGAAGCTGTCAAGGGCGGCCTGATCGTCGACATCGGCCTGCGTGGCTTCCTGCCTGCATCGCTGGTCGAAATGCGTCGCGTCCGCGATCTTTCGCCTTACATCGGCCAGAAGATCAAGGCCAAGATCCTTGAGCTCGACAAGAACCGCAACAACGTGGTGCTCTCCCGTCGTCAGTATCTTGAGGAGACCCAGTCCGAGGTCCGTGAGACCTTCCTGGCGCAGCTCAAGAAGGGCCAGATCCGTGAAGGCACCGTTTCCTCCATCGTCAACTTCGGCGCGTTCGTCGATCTCGGCGGGGTGGACGGCCTCATCCACGTTTCCGAGCTTTCCTGGAAGCACATCGATCACCCGTCCGAGGTCGTCAAGGTCGGCGACAAGGTCACCGTCGAGGTCCTGGACGTCGATATGGATCGCGAGCGTATCTCGCTGTCCCTCAAGGCCACCCAGGAAGATCCGTGGCAGCGTTTCGCACGCACCCACGTTCCCGGACAGATCGTCAAGGGCAAGGTCACCAAGATCGTGCAGTTCGGCGTGTTCGTTTCCGTCGAAGACGGCATCGAGGGCCTGGTCCACATTTCCGAGCTCGCCAACCGTCACGTCGACAACCCGGAGACCGTCGTCAAGCAGGGCGAAGAGATCTTCGTCAAGGTCATCGACGTCGATCTCGACCGTCGCCGCATCTCCCTGTCCTTGAAGCAGGCCAACGACTCCGTCGATCCCGCCAGCGAGGACTTCGATCCGGCGCTCTACGGCATGCCTGCCGATTACGACGAGGACGGCAACTACAAGTACCCCGAAGGCTTCGACCCGCAGACCAACGAATGGATCGCCGGCTACGAGAAGCAGCGCGAGGAGTGGGAGAACCAGTATGCGACCGCCCACGATTTGTGGGAGCAGCATAAGGCCTTCGTCGCCAAGGAAATCGAAGGCGCGGAGGAATCCGCTGCCGAGGATGGCCAGGGCTCGAATGCACACGCTGAGAAGGCTTCTGAGGAATCCACCAAGTACTCTTCGGACAACGAATCCGAAGGCACGCTCGCCGGTTCCGACAAGCTCGCCGCTCTTCGTGAGGAGCTCCTCAAGGAGAAGAAGTGA
- a CDS encoding CarD family transcriptional regulator: MDYKVGDVVVYPRHGAAKVTAFEKRTVKGVTRDYLQLSVLSSDGLVIEVPVDNAKKVGIRNIVDGKEVAKVFEILRTPIVDNEKMNWSRRYKLNVEKIATGEVNKIAEVVRDLAQRDVDEHGLSAGEKRMLTRARNILTSEIALSEHIEEDEAQHLLDVNLGYAQPAPDDAKHHTQAPEEPASQTLARIEAENKEAKSSKKKK, encoded by the coding sequence ATGGATTACAAAGTTGGGGATGTTGTCGTTTATCCGCGTCACGGCGCGGCGAAAGTGACAGCTTTCGAGAAACGTACGGTCAAAGGCGTTACGCGCGACTACCTGCAACTTTCTGTGCTTTCCAGCGACGGCCTGGTCATCGAGGTGCCGGTCGACAACGCCAAGAAAGTGGGCATCCGTAATATTGTCGACGGCAAGGAAGTCGCCAAGGTCTTCGAGATCCTGCGTACGCCGATCGTCGACAACGAGAAGATGAACTGGTCGCGTCGTTACAAGCTGAACGTCGAGAAAATCGCCACCGGCGAGGTCAACAAGATTGCCGAGGTTGTGCGTGACCTGGCCCAGCGTGACGTCGACGAGCATGGCCTTTCCGCAGGCGAGAAGCGCATGCTGACTCGCGCCCGCAATATTCTCACTTCTGAGATTGCGCTTTCCGAGCATATCGAAGAGGACGAGGCCCAGCACCTGCTTGACGTCAACCTCGGATATGCCCAACCTGCACCGGATGATGCCAAGCATCATACCCAGGCTCCTGAGGAGCCGGCGAGCCAGACGTTGGCGAGAATCGAAGCCGAAAACAAGGAAGCCAAGAGCTCCAAGAAAAAGAAGTAA